A single window of Pontiella agarivorans DNA harbors:
- a CDS encoding AIR synthase-related protein, translated as MIYRIEIGLKDGVPDARGRGVIHRAAGALKMDIAECRTRDVYKVVANIDEAKAAEVQKAFADPVVAESAMGRLPAPENFDWMLEVGFKPGVTDNVGRTARGALQDEVGRELEWEEQVYTCIQYFLTGNLTREDVEHLGKDLLANTLIQTIQVFSKDEWLAAAPDMTAPIFDDHPEIKVNVIELPDDDEALMKISSEGILSLSLEEMRTIRAHYLRDDVKAHRKALDLPEWPTDIELECIAQTWSEHCSHKIFSGTVEYKDEETGETETIHSLYKTYVKASTKKVEESIDWLISVFTDNAGIVKFNEDLHLVYKVETHNSPSALDPYGGAMTGIVGVNRDPLGTGMGAALVSNVWGYCLGSPFYDKEVPEGLMHPRRIRDGVHEGVIDGGNQSGIPYSRGFECFDERYLGKPLVYCGTMGTIPVEVTGGPSERKEIEVGDWTVMCGGRIGKDGIHGATFSSEELRTESPAQAVQIGDPLTQRKLYEFLIEARDLGLFRCITDNGAGGISCSFGEMGKYSGGCECELAGAPLKYEGLQPWEVLVSEAQERMTLAVQPEKREEFEALAKQRDVDVAFMGKYNDSGYFTVKQDGKVIASLDMDFLYETGCPTLVMPGVWKKPSIPAPVVEQQEDYSETLTKLMGDLNICSREYKSRIYDGEVKGLSVVKPFVGVNADVPSDATVMRVEYDKDRGAVLAEGINPWFSDIDTYDMTASVIDEAVRRVIAVGGDLERIAILDNYCWPDPVESDKTPDGAYKMAQLVRSNKALYDYTTLYKTPAVSGKDSCKNDSTRGGKKISIPPTLLISSIGQIDDVKKAVTMTLKDAGDVIYVIGDTKEELGASAYYRLLAEEQGTPLNYGGTVPAVDGEKALEIYAAMNKATDAGLLKSATTPNKGGLAVSLALTAIGGQLGADVDLSGLGVDAETALFSESNSRFVVTAAPEKAAELEALFDGLPITRVGAVTEDKVLKVAGAVNVDIDALVKPFKETLYGV; from the coding sequence ATGATTTATCGCATTGAAATCGGATTGAAAGACGGGGTGCCGGACGCGCGAGGCCGCGGGGTGATTCATCGGGCGGCGGGCGCGCTGAAAATGGATATTGCCGAATGCCGCACGCGCGACGTGTATAAAGTGGTGGCGAATATCGACGAGGCGAAAGCGGCGGAAGTCCAGAAGGCCTTTGCCGATCCGGTCGTTGCCGAATCCGCTATGGGCCGTCTGCCGGCACCGGAAAATTTTGACTGGATGCTCGAAGTCGGCTTCAAACCGGGCGTGACCGATAACGTCGGCCGTACGGCCCGCGGGGCACTGCAGGACGAAGTCGGCCGCGAACTCGAATGGGAAGAACAGGTGTATACCTGCATTCAGTATTTTCTGACCGGAAACCTGACCCGTGAAGATGTGGAGCATCTCGGCAAAGACCTGCTGGCCAACACCCTGATCCAGACGATTCAGGTGTTCTCCAAAGACGAATGGCTTGCCGCTGCGCCGGATATGACTGCCCCGATCTTTGACGACCATCCGGAAATCAAGGTGAATGTCATTGAGCTGCCCGACGATGATGAAGCGCTGATGAAGATTTCTTCGGAAGGGATCCTTTCGCTGTCGCTCGAAGAGATGCGTACGATCCGCGCCCACTATCTGCGCGACGATGTGAAAGCGCACCGCAAAGCGCTGGATCTGCCGGAATGGCCGACTGATATCGAGCTCGAATGCATTGCCCAGACCTGGTCGGAGCACTGCTCGCACAAGATTTTTTCCGGTACGGTTGAATACAAAGACGAAGAGACCGGCGAAACGGAAACCATTCATTCGCTCTACAAAACCTATGTGAAAGCCTCCACCAAGAAAGTGGAGGAATCCATCGACTGGCTGATTTCGGTTTTCACCGACAACGCGGGCATCGTGAAATTCAACGAAGACCTGCACCTGGTCTATAAAGTCGAAACCCATAACTCGCCGTCAGCGCTGGATCCGTACGGCGGCGCCATGACCGGCATCGTCGGCGTGAACCGCGATCCGCTGGGCACCGGTATGGGGGCGGCTTTGGTTTCCAATGTCTGGGGCTACTGTCTCGGTTCACCGTTCTACGACAAGGAAGTGCCTGAAGGCCTGATGCATCCGCGCCGTATCCGCGACGGTGTGCACGAAGGGGTGATCGATGGCGGTAACCAGTCGGGTATTCCGTACAGCCGCGGTTTTGAGTGTTTTGATGAGCGCTACCTCGGCAAGCCGCTGGTTTACTGCGGCACGATGGGCACGATTCCGGTGGAAGTAACCGGCGGTCCGTCCGAGCGCAAAGAGATTGAAGTGGGCGACTGGACTGTCATGTGCGGCGGCCGGATCGGTAAAGACGGCATTCACGGCGCCACCTTTTCATCGGAAGAGCTTCGCACGGAATCGCCGGCGCAGGCGGTGCAGATCGGCGATCCGCTGACGCAGCGCAAGCTGTATGAATTCCTGATCGAAGCGCGCGACCTCGGCCTGTTCCGCTGCATCACCGACAACGGCGCGGGCGGTATCTCCTGCTCATTCGGCGAAATGGGTAAATATTCCGGCGGCTGCGAGTGCGAACTTGCCGGCGCACCGCTGAAATATGAAGGCCTCCAGCCGTGGGAAGTGCTTGTTTCTGAGGCGCAGGAACGCATGACGCTTGCGGTGCAGCCCGAAAAACGCGAAGAATTTGAAGCGCTCGCGAAGCAGCGCGATGTCGATGTGGCCTTTATGGGCAAATACAACGACTCCGGTTACTTTACCGTTAAACAGGACGGTAAAGTGATTGCCAGCCTCGATATGGATTTTCTTTATGAAACCGGCTGTCCGACACTGGTCATGCCCGGGGTCTGGAAAAAGCCGAGCATTCCGGCGCCGGTGGTTGAACAGCAGGAAGATTATTCGGAAACGCTGACGAAGCTGATGGGCGATCTGAACATCTGTTCGCGTGAATACAAGAGCCGGATCTATGACGGCGAGGTGAAAGGCCTCTCTGTTGTGAAACCGTTCGTTGGTGTGAATGCTGATGTTCCATCGGATGCGACGGTGATGCGCGTGGAATACGACAAGGATCGCGGCGCGGTACTGGCCGAAGGTATTAATCCGTGGTTCTCGGATATCGATACCTACGATATGACCGCATCGGTGATCGATGAAGCGGTCCGCCGCGTCATTGCGGTCGGCGGCGATCTGGAGCGTATTGCGATTCTGGACAACTACTGCTGGCCGGATCCGGTGGAATCGGACAAGACGCCGGACGGTGCGTATAAAATGGCGCAGCTGGTTCGCTCCAATAAAGCGCTCTACGACTACACCACGCTTTACAAAACACCGGCGGTTTCCGGTAAAGACTCGTGTAAAAACGACTCCACCCGCGGCGGTAAGAAAATTTCGATTCCGCCGACGCTGCTCATTTCCTCGATCGGTCAGATTGACGACGTGAAAAAAGCGGTCACCATGACGCTGAAAGATGCCGGCGATGTGATCTATGTGATCGGCGATACCAAAGAAGAGCTCGGTGCCTCGGCCTACTACCGCCTGCTGGCGGAGGAGCAGGGCACACCGCTCAACTATGGCGGTACAGTTCCGGCGGTGGACGGCGAAAAGGCGCTTGAAATCTACGCGGCCATGAACAAGGCAACGGATGCCGGCCTGCTGAAATCGGCTACGACTCCCAATAAGGGCGGTCTGGCGGTTTCACTGGCACTGACGGCGATCGGCGGACAGCTGGGTGCGGATGTGGATCTGTCCGGTCTGGGTGTTGATGCTGAAACGGCACTGTTCTCGGAATCCAACAGTCGGTTCGTTGTAACCGCTGCTCCGGAAAAAGCGGCTGAGCTGGAAGCGCTCTTCGACGGACTGCCGATCACTAGGGTCGGTGCGGTGACCGAAGATAAAGTGCTGAAGGTTGCCGGGGCAGTGAACGTGGACATTGATGCCCTCGTTAAACCGTTCAAAGAAACGCTGTACGGCGTTTAA
- a CDS encoding RecQ family ATP-dependent DNA helicase: protein MSTPGELLKEIFGFDQFRKGQLETIETLLAGRSAAAIFPTGSGKSLCYQLTALMLPGLTLVVSPLLALMKDQIDKLQEQNIAAERLDSSLTEEDYREVSNAVRRGELKMLFVSPERLTNERFLNLIRGQQISLLAVDEAHCISAWGHNFRPDYLKLAQAVESLNVERVLALTATATPKVSDDMARAFGILPADVINTGFYRPNLEFRVTECSNTDRGRLLIQRLRERPAGPTIVYVHLQKDAEETAKLLSENGFDAAPYHAGMANERRSATQEKFMNGEIPIICATIAFGMGVDKADIRYVYHFHLAKGFESYLQETGRAGRDGQPAICELFACADDTTTLENFVYGDTPDAAHISALVDELLDEGDNIDITARELSKTHDIRPLVVSTLLTHLELFGIIAFDGYYYSDIRFEAHKSGAEILSSYSEQQAAFLRKLFACGKKARKWITLDMDAAVERGGQPRDVVLRAFENLQEKGFITLKMAGYRQRFKRLEQNVDRAELCRKLTDLFSQHEQLEIDRINTMVAYAEETRCLTSRLLTYFGEPIEACGHCGICKGDKAVRLPGRPTPDLDPDILKQIHALAAEHRDALGSARQKARFLCGLNSPAVTADRSLRGNALFGSCTHIPFKNLLEQLT, encoded by the coding sequence ATGAGCACCCCCGGCGAATTACTCAAAGAGATTTTCGGCTTCGACCAGTTCAGAAAAGGCCAGCTTGAAACCATTGAAACCCTCCTGGCCGGCCGCAGTGCGGCGGCCATATTTCCCACGGGGTCCGGCAAAAGCCTCTGCTACCAGCTCACCGCGCTGATGCTGCCCGGTCTGACACTCGTGGTTTCACCGCTTCTGGCTCTGATGAAGGATCAGATCGATAAACTGCAGGAACAGAACATTGCCGCCGAGCGACTGGATTCCAGCCTGACCGAAGAGGATTATCGCGAGGTATCGAATGCTGTACGCCGCGGCGAACTGAAAATGCTCTTCGTTTCTCCGGAGCGTCTGACCAATGAACGCTTCCTGAATTTGATCCGGGGGCAGCAGATCAGCCTCCTGGCGGTCGACGAAGCACACTGCATTTCCGCATGGGGGCACAACTTCAGACCGGACTATCTCAAACTCGCCCAGGCCGTTGAATCGCTGAACGTCGAACGCGTGCTCGCCCTCACCGCCACCGCCACGCCGAAGGTTTCGGACGATATGGCCCGGGCCTTCGGCATTCTGCCCGCCGATGTAATCAACACCGGCTTCTACCGCCCCAACCTCGAATTCCGGGTAACGGAATGCAGCAATACGGATCGCGGCCGGTTATTGATCCAGCGGCTGCGGGAACGCCCCGCCGGCCCCACCATTGTTTATGTGCATCTGCAGAAAGATGCCGAGGAAACCGCAAAGCTCCTCAGCGAAAATGGTTTTGATGCCGCGCCCTATCACGCCGGTATGGCCAATGAACGACGCAGCGCAACGCAGGAAAAGTTTATGAACGGCGAAATCCCGATCATCTGCGCAACGATTGCATTCGGCATGGGAGTCGATAAAGCGGACATCCGCTATGTCTACCACTTCCACCTTGCCAAAGGTTTCGAGAGCTATCTGCAGGAAACCGGGCGCGCAGGGCGCGACGGCCAACCCGCTATCTGCGAACTGTTTGCCTGTGCCGACGACACCACCACGCTGGAAAACTTTGTCTATGGAGATACGCCCGATGCAGCCCATATTTCCGCGCTGGTTGACGAGCTGCTCGATGAAGGCGACAACATCGACATCACCGCCCGGGAGCTGTCGAAAACACACGATATCCGCCCGCTGGTGGTCAGCACCCTGCTGACCCACCTTGAACTCTTCGGCATTATTGCTTTCGACGGGTACTACTACAGCGACATCCGCTTCGAAGCCCATAAATCCGGCGCGGAAATTCTTTCTTCTTATTCCGAACAGCAGGCCGCGTTTCTGCGCAAACTGTTTGCCTGCGGTAAAAAGGCGCGCAAATGGATTACGCTCGATATGGATGCCGCCGTCGAACGCGGCGGACAACCACGGGATGTCGTGCTGCGCGCATTCGAGAATCTGCAGGAGAAAGGGTTCATCACCCTGAAAATGGCCGGATACCGTCAGCGCTTCAAACGTTTGGAACAGAACGTCGACCGCGCCGAATTATGCCGGAAACTGACCGATCTCTTCAGCCAACATGAACAACTAGAAATTGATCGCATCAATACCATGGTGGCCTATGCAGAAGAGACCCGGTGCCTGACCAGCCGCCTGCTCACCTATTTCGGCGAACCCATCGAAGCATGCGGACACTGCGGCATCTGCAAAGGCGACAAAGCCGTCAGACTCCCCGGCCGTCCGACGCCGGACCTCGATCCTGACATCCTGAAACAAATCCATGCGCTGGCCGCTGAACACCGGGATGCGCTGGGCAGTGCGCGACAGAAGGCACGCTTTCTCTGCGGCCTGAACTCCCCGGCGGTAACGGCCGACCGGTCCCTGCGGGGCAATGCCCTTTTCGGCAGCTGCACCCATATTCCATTTAAGAATCTGCTGGAGCAGCTGACCTGA
- the trhA gene encoding PAQR family membrane homeostasis protein TrhA, with protein MEKKDDYSAGEELANAITHGIGFVIGIAVLVLLVVFSSLRKGPWEIVSCAIYGTTFILLFLGSTLYHSARKPGVRRVMKIIDHSAIYLLIAGTYTPFTLAPLRGALGWSIFGVIWSCALIGILFKAFFTGRFKWVSLGSYLLMGWLCVIAVKPLFEQLSTTGFVFFVVGGLCYTVGAVFYAWKSLKWSHAVWHLFVLAGSLCHFFSILFGIAL; from the coding sequence ATGGAGAAAAAAGATGATTACAGTGCCGGTGAAGAGCTGGCGAATGCGATAACGCACGGGATCGGTTTTGTCATTGGTATTGCGGTGCTCGTGTTGCTGGTGGTTTTTTCCAGTCTTCGGAAAGGGCCGTGGGAAATCGTCAGCTGCGCCATCTACGGAACGACGTTTATTCTGCTGTTTCTCGGCTCCACGCTTTATCACTCCGCCCGGAAACCGGGCGTGCGGCGGGTGATGAAGATTATCGACCACTCGGCGATCTATCTGTTGATTGCCGGAACCTATACCCCTTTCACGCTGGCCCCGCTGCGGGGTGCGCTGGGCTGGAGTATTTTCGGAGTGATCTGGAGCTGTGCGCTGATCGGGATACTGTTTAAAGCCTTTTTCACCGGTCGCTTTAAGTGGGTTTCTCTGGGGAGTTATCTGCTGATGGGCTGGCTTTGCGTGATTGCGGTGAAGCCGCTGTTTGAACAGCTCTCCACAACGGGGTTCGTGTTTTTTGTGGTCGGCGGCCTGTGTTATACCGTAGGTGCTGTGTTCTATGCCTGGAAATCGCTGAAATGGTCCCATGCCGTCTGGCACCTGTTTGTTCTGGCCGGCAGTCTCTGCCACTTTTTCAGCATTCTCTTCGGTATTGCCTTGTAA
- a CDS encoding TIGR00266 family protein, whose amino-acid sequence MKCHEVDYTIIGDDLQTVEVELDPGETVVAEAGAMNWMDDGILFEARMGDGSQANEGLMGKLFSAGKRAITGESLFMTHFTNQSGGKRSVTFGAPYPGKIVPLDMAQCGGEMLCQKDAFLCAAKGTSIGVAFTKKFGAGFFGGEGFILQRLQGDGMAFLHAGGTIVEKKLSQDILKVDTGCIVGFTPGIDYNIERVGLKSAFFGGEGLFLATLRGTGTVYLQSLPFSRLADRIIAHAPSVGGERQGEGSVLGGLGDLIGGR is encoded by the coding sequence ATGAAATGCCACGAAGTGGATTATACGATTATCGGTGATGACCTCCAGACGGTGGAAGTCGAACTTGATCCCGGCGAAACGGTGGTGGCCGAAGCCGGGGCCATGAACTGGATGGATGACGGTATCCTGTTCGAAGCTCGAATGGGGGACGGATCGCAGGCCAATGAAGGGCTGATGGGTAAACTGTTCAGTGCCGGAAAACGGGCCATTACAGGCGAAAGCCTGTTCATGACCCATTTCACCAATCAGAGCGGCGGCAAACGATCCGTAACTTTCGGCGCGCCTTATCCCGGAAAAATTGTTCCGCTCGATATGGCGCAGTGCGGGGGTGAAATGCTCTGCCAGAAAGATGCTTTTCTATGTGCCGCCAAGGGCACATCGATTGGTGTTGCTTTCACCAAAAAGTTCGGTGCCGGATTTTTCGGCGGGGAAGGGTTTATTCTCCAGCGGCTGCAGGGGGACGGTATGGCCTTTTTGCACGCCGGCGGAACCATTGTGGAGAAAAAACTGAGTCAGGATATCCTCAAGGTGGACACCGGCTGCATTGTCGGGTTTACGCCGGGAATTGATTACAACATCGAGCGGGTGGGATTAAAGTCCGCCTTTTTCGGTGGGGAAGGACTTTTCTTGGCGACCCTGCGCGGAACCGGCACTGTATATCTGCAGAGCCTGCCGTTCTCCCGTCTGGCGGACCGGATTATCGCACATGCGCCGTCGGTCGGTGGTGAGCGTCAGGGCGAAGGCTCTGTGCTGGGTGGCCTCGGCGATCTGATCGGCGGGCGCTGA
- a CDS encoding META domain-containing protein has protein sequence MKRWAVWSVLCILLCVSCKTSMKEIPEIEGIAWELSGILASDGQCVPPVHNSLVWFKLSEGQITGNAGANRFFGEYVLKGQKIHFSLMGSGMMMGTPELMAQENQLLKRLGEAVDYQVVGEELQLRNENQRVVVQMKPRLEPALFSGVWKMTGVNNGKGGVTSLLAGTEISLEFTPDGAVSGSTGCNVLTGSCTLKGETIRFNPLATTRRFYSQPEGVMEQESAFLQALENSRVWKIEADVLELRDESGALQVKGVLK, from the coding sequence ATGAAACGATGGGCTGTGTGGAGTGTTTTGTGCATATTGCTGTGCGTTTCCTGTAAAACTTCGATGAAGGAGATTCCTGAAATTGAAGGTATCGCATGGGAGCTTTCCGGAATCCTTGCTTCGGATGGACAATGTGTTCCGCCGGTTCACAACTCGCTGGTCTGGTTTAAACTGTCCGAGGGTCAAATTACGGGTAATGCGGGGGCGAACCGTTTTTTCGGTGAGTATGTCCTCAAGGGGCAGAAGATACATTTTTCGCTGATGGGCTCGGGCATGATGATGGGGACCCCGGAACTGATGGCGCAGGAGAATCAATTGCTGAAACGGCTGGGTGAGGCTGTTGATTATCAGGTGGTCGGAGAAGAACTGCAGCTGCGGAATGAAAATCAGCGCGTCGTTGTGCAGATGAAGCCGCGTCTGGAGCCGGCCCTGTTTTCCGGAGTCTGGAAAATGACGGGGGTGAATAACGGAAAGGGCGGCGTAACCAGTTTGTTGGCCGGGACTGAAATCTCCCTTGAGTTTACGCCGGATGGTGCTGTGTCGGGATCGACAGGATGTAATGTGCTCACCGGAAGCTGCACGTTGAAAGGTGAGACGATCAGGTTCAATCCGTTGGCGACCACCCGCAGGTTTTATTCGCAGCCTGAAGGGGTTATGGAGCAGGAATCGGCCTTTCTTCAGGCGCTGGAAAATTCCAGGGTCTGGAAAATCGAAGCGGATGTTCTTGAGTTGCGGGACGAATCCGGTGCGTTGCAGGTGAAGGGTGTGTTGAAGTAG
- a CDS encoding DEAD/DEAH box helicase, with the protein MNFSDLGLSPDTLKSIQLLGFETPTPIQEQAIPILLEGSKDFVGLASTGTGKTAAFGLPLLERVDPSNDMPQGIILSPTRELCLQIADDLKKFARHHHVKITAVYGGSNISTQIRDLKRGTQIIVATPGRLLDLIERRAAKLDQVSVVVLDEADEMLNMGFKDELDAILEKAPEDRVTWLFSATMAKGVARIAANYQTDPVEVSVGGRNEAAANIEHFCFMVHEKDRYPALKRILDYLPEIYGVIFCRTRAETQTVAEKLMADGYSAEALHGELSQAQRDAVMRKFRTKTVQMLVATDVAARGIDVNDITHVIHYKLSDETAAYTHRSGRTARAGKSGVSIALINMHERRRIGELERRNNIRIKLEKIPDAKAICENQLLALIHRVVDVKVNEEEIADYLAPAYEALCHLDKKEIIKRFIGIEFNHFLDYYRNAEDLNAKSKPRRERQPGQQRSENSKRNRRMEAYDTKRFSINVGRVHGVNAGAIVRLVCEHSGIKSNKIGAIDLGRDTSNFEVAKDAANDIRKGLQNLKLDGRSVSVRAASGGKPGGSSGPGGRSGGPRRGGRQRD; encoded by the coding sequence ATGAACTTCTCCGATTTGGGGCTGAGCCCCGATACGCTTAAATCTATCCAGCTCCTGGGATTTGAAACACCGACTCCGATTCAGGAACAGGCGATTCCAATCCTGCTGGAAGGGTCAAAGGACTTTGTCGGCCTGGCGTCGACCGGTACCGGAAAAACCGCGGCTTTCGGTCTGCCGCTGCTGGAACGCGTAGACCCGTCGAACGATATGCCGCAGGGCATCATTCTTTCGCCGACCCGCGAGCTCTGCCTGCAGATTGCCGATGACCTGAAAAAATTTGCCCGGCATCACCACGTAAAAATTACGGCGGTTTACGGCGGCTCCAACATTTCCACGCAGATTCGCGATCTGAAGCGTGGCACACAGATTATTGTAGCGACTCCCGGTCGCCTGCTCGACCTGATCGAACGCCGCGCGGCAAAACTCGATCAGGTATCCGTAGTCGTTTTGGACGAAGCGGACGAAATGCTCAATATGGGCTTTAAGGATGAGCTGGACGCCATCCTGGAAAAGGCACCGGAAGATCGTGTTACCTGGCTGTTTTCGGCCACGATGGCCAAAGGGGTGGCGCGTATTGCCGCTAACTATCAGACCGATCCGGTTGAAGTCTCGGTGGGCGGCCGCAACGAAGCGGCGGCCAATATTGAGCATTTCTGTTTTATGGTGCATGAAAAGGACCGCTACCCGGCGCTGAAGCGGATTCTGGATTATCTGCCGGAAATTTACGGCGTGATTTTCTGCCGTACCCGGGCCGAAACCCAGACGGTGGCGGAAAAGCTGATGGCCGACGGCTATTCGGCGGAGGCACTGCACGGAGAACTTTCGCAGGCGCAGCGCGATGCGGTGATGCGTAAATTCCGCACCAAGACGGTACAGATGCTGGTGGCCACCGACGTGGCGGCGCGCGGTATCGATGTGAACGACATTACCCACGTGATTCATTATAAACTGTCCGACGAAACCGCTGCTTATACCCATCGTTCCGGTCGTACGGCGCGTGCCGGTAAATCCGGGGTTTCGATTGCGCTCATCAATATGCACGAGCGTCGACGGATCGGTGAACTTGAACGCCGGAACAATATCCGGATCAAACTGGAAAAAATTCCGGATGCAAAAGCGATCTGCGAAAACCAGCTGCTGGCCCTGATTCACCGGGTGGTGGATGTGAAGGTGAATGAGGAAGAGATTGCCGATTATCTGGCACCGGCCTATGAAGCGCTCTGTCATCTCGACAAGAAAGAGATCATCAAGCGGTTTATCGGTATTGAGTTCAACCATTTCCTCGATTACTACCGCAATGCCGAGGATTTGAATGCCAAGTCCAAACCGCGCCGCGAGCGCCAGCCGGGGCAGCAGCGTTCGGAAAATTCCAAACGCAACCGCCGCATGGAAGCCTATGATACCAAGCGGTTTTCCATCAACGTGGGCCGCGTGCACGGCGTGAATGCCGGAGCCATTGTCCGCCTGGTCTGCGAACACAGCGGAATTAAATCGAATAAGATCGGTGCGATTGATCTGGGACGTGATACCTCCAATTTCGAAGTCGCCAAAGATGCGGCGAATGATATCCGCAAAGGGCTGCAGAACCTTAAGCTCGACGGCCGCAGTGTCAGTGTCCGCGCAGCCTCCGGCGGAAAACCCGGCGGCAGCAGTGGACCGGGCGGTCGTTCCGGCGGACCGCGCAGGGGCGGACGTCAGCGCGACTAA
- the purH gene encoding bifunctional phosphoribosylaminoimidazolecarboxamide formyltransferase/IMP cyclohydrolase, whose product MNVKIERALLSVSDKAGILDFARHLHEMDVELLSTGGTAKAIREAGIPVKDVSEFTGFPEMLDGRVKTLTPQVHAGILYMRDNEEHVKTMEDHGLGQIDLVCVNLYPFEETIAKEGVTLPEAIEQIDIGGPTMIRSAAKNMKFVTVVTDPADYAQVIEEMKANDGTTTEAFRFVLGQKVYARVAEYNAAIATYLAEQVADQQLAKPFVKAYSDGKELRYGENSHQKAWLYKDADSREATIALTKVLHGKEMSYNNYVDGDGALEAVKDLAGRPGVSVIKHTNPCGYATGETLAEAFEAAWAGDPISAFGSVIAVTEKVDMATASCLDGRFIEAIIAPGYDEDALDHLMKKKNLRILKLNEPMGKALPQRMVKQINGGLLVQDVDTEILESWSVPTEVPFAENKKELALFGIAAAKHTKSNAIVLVQEYKPGQFRVLGMGAGQPNRVDALKKLSVSKAVENLKTENPDITEEEIQKIIGECVFVSEAFFPFADSIDAASEMGAKFIVQPGGSIRDDEVIEACNKYGIAMAMTNMRHFKH is encoded by the coding sequence ATGAACGTAAAGATTGAGCGCGCACTTTTAAGTGTATCCGACAAAGCGGGAATTCTGGACTTTGCCCGTCATCTGCATGAAATGGACGTGGAACTGCTGTCCACCGGCGGCACGGCGAAGGCCATTCGCGAGGCCGGTATTCCGGTGAAGGATGTTTCCGAATTTACCGGTTTTCCGGAAATGCTCGACGGCCGTGTGAAAACGCTCACTCCGCAGGTACATGCGGGGATTCTCTACATGCGCGATAATGAAGAGCATGTGAAAACGATGGAGGATCACGGGCTCGGCCAGATCGACCTCGTGTGTGTGAATCTTTATCCGTTCGAGGAAACCATCGCCAAAGAGGGCGTCACGTTGCCGGAAGCGATCGAACAGATCGATATCGGCGGTCCGACCATGATCCGCTCCGCGGCGAAGAACATGAAATTTGTGACGGTGGTCACGGATCCGGCGGATTATGCGCAGGTGATTGAGGAAATGAAGGCGAACGACGGCACCACCACCGAAGCCTTCCGTTTTGTGCTGGGTCAGAAAGTATATGCGCGAGTTGCGGAATACAACGCGGCGATCGCCACCTATCTGGCGGAGCAGGTGGCTGATCAGCAGCTGGCGAAGCCGTTTGTAAAAGCCTATTCCGACGGCAAAGAACTGCGTTACGGCGAAAACTCCCATCAGAAAGCCTGGCTCTACAAAGATGCCGACTCCCGTGAAGCCACGATTGCTCTGACTAAAGTGCTGCACGGAAAAGAAATGAGCTATAATAACTATGTGGATGGCGACGGCGCGCTTGAAGCGGTTAAAGATCTTGCCGGACGTCCCGGTGTTTCTGTCATCAAACACACCAATCCGTGCGGCTATGCCACCGGCGAAACGCTGGCCGAAGCTTTTGAAGCGGCGTGGGCCGGTGATCCGATCTCGGCTTTCGGTTCTGTGATTGCGGTCACTGAAAAGGTCGATATGGCGACGGCGTCCTGTCTTGATGGCCGTTTCATCGAAGCGATTATTGCTCCGGGTTACGACGAAGATGCACTGGATCATCTGATGAAGAAAAAGAATCTGCGGATTCTGAAACTGAATGAGCCGATGGGTAAAGCGCTGCCGCAGCGGATGGTCAAGCAGATCAACGGCGGCCTGCTGGTGCAGGATGTGGATACGGAAATTCTGGAAAGCTGGAGTGTTCCGACCGAGGTGCCATTTGCGGAAAACAAAAAAGAGCTCGCGCTCTTCGGTATTGCCGCAGCCAAGCACACCAAGTCCAACGCGATTGTGCTGGTGCAGGAATATAAGCCGGGTCAATTCCGCGTGCTCGGTATGGGGGCCGGTCAGCCGAACCGTGTGGATGCGCTGAAGAAGCTGTCGGTTTCCAAAGCCGTGGAAAACCTGAAGACGGAAAATCCGGATATCACCGAAGAGGAAATTCAGAAGATCATCGGCGAATGTGTCTTTGTTTCCGAAGCCTTCTTCCCGTTTGCCGACAGCATCGATGCCGCCAGCGAAATGGGCGCGAAGTTTATCGTCCAGCCCGGCGGTTCGATTCGCGACGACGAAGTGATTGAGGCCTGCAACAAATACGGCATTGCCATGGCGATGACCAATATGCGGCATTTCAAACACTAG